Proteins from a single region of Candidatus Binatia bacterium:
- a CDS encoding alcohol dehydrogenase catalytic domain-containing protein has product MRALRWDGQRLTFDFAYPTPSVSGETALVRVRLAGICSTDLQIFKGYMGFRGVPGHEFVGDVIEGPSAFLSKRVVGEINFVCGRCEFCRRGLGRHCPKRQVMGILGADGCFAEVVAVPARNLHVVPDGVSDEEAVFTEPLAAALEILDQVEIDFTREVLVFGDGKLGLLCAQVVALTGARVTLVGRHPEKLKMVKKLGIRTVLLSDWRRQWADIVIEATGSTTGLETALSAVRPRGTLVLKSTVADEHKLSLAPLVINEVTVVGSRCGLFPPALDALAQKKAQVTPMIEKIYPLSEALDAVAHAGRPGVCKVLLKNT; this is encoded by the coding sequence ATGCGTGCGCTTCGCTGGGATGGACAAAGGCTAACGTTCGATTTTGCATATCCGACTCCTTCAGTTTCAGGGGAGACTGCTCTCGTCCGCGTGCGTCTCGCCGGCATTTGCTCCACGGATCTGCAAATCTTCAAAGGCTACATGGGGTTTCGCGGCGTGCCCGGTCACGAGTTCGTCGGCGACGTCATCGAGGGGCCCTCGGCTTTCTTAAGCAAGCGCGTCGTGGGCGAGATCAACTTCGTTTGCGGGCGGTGCGAGTTTTGCCGGCGGGGGCTAGGCCGCCACTGCCCCAAGCGGCAGGTGATGGGCATTCTCGGCGCCGACGGCTGTTTTGCCGAAGTCGTTGCCGTGCCGGCGCGAAATCTTCACGTCGTGCCGGACGGCGTCTCCGACGAAGAGGCGGTCTTCACCGAGCCGTTGGCGGCGGCGCTCGAAATACTCGACCAGGTCGAGATCGATTTCACGCGCGAGGTGCTGGTCTTCGGCGACGGCAAGCTGGGACTTCTCTGCGCGCAGGTCGTTGCCCTCACGGGCGCGCGCGTGACGCTGGTCGGCAGGCATCCGGAAAAGCTGAAAATGGTAAAGAAGCTCGGTATCCGCACCGTATTGCTGTCCGACTGGCGGCGGCAATGGGCCGATATTGTGATTGAGGCGACCGGCTCGACAACGGGCCTCGAGACGGCGCTCAGCGCCGTGCGCCCGCGCGGAACGCTGGTGCTAAAGAGCACGGTCGCCGACGAGCATAAGCTTTCGCTCGCGCCGTTGGTGATCAACGAGGTCACCGTGGTCGGCTCGCGCTGCGGTCTCTTTCCTCCGGCGCTCGACGCGCTGGCGCAGAAAAAAGCCCAGGTGACGCCGATGATTGAAAAAATTTATCCTCTAAGTGAAGCTCTCGACGCCGTCGCGCACGCGGGCAGACCGGGCGTTTGTAAAGTCCTGCTAAAGAATACCTAG
- a CDS encoding right-handed parallel beta-helix repeat-containing protein translates to MNYFSPVSFPAYETIVAAWDSQVAQAAEDSCLAEALADAGTELFPRFAACYSQLRALPRGARRALQRRLGRSQEFAAVLPKWTQREIGATLQRQLACTLAGAALLLALGQGTGRAATITVDTNIPKINSDGQCSLVEAIINANNDAATHSDCAAGSGADVIELAAATTHTLTNSYANYYGATGLPRITSDITIEGNGAKIAGKKGAHFRLIAVESSGDLTLQNVTVSGGSQHYGGAIFNYGTVTINYSTITGSKAGLGGGVFNGAAASLNIYSSTISKNTAFYGGGIYDYSGAVSIGYSTITGNKAFVDGGGIYERSGSLAVAYSTISKNTSGRDGAGVHNRDSYSTISYSTISGNRAGWLSYGGGIYDRSSTTSIENSTISGNKATYGGGIFNRATLTVSNSTVAKNSAFDGGGIFNLRDLTLKRSLISGNRAFWGREIDNYGTVARNNYNLFGTDNRDGVLGFSPGATDIVPASGVFIGDILAPLADNGGATFTHALVAGSPAIDAAPADADCPSADQRGVARPQGASCDIGSFELEP, encoded by the coding sequence ATGAACTATTTCAGCCCGGTCTCATTTCCGGCGTACGAGACGATCGTCGCCGCGTGGGACTCTCAGGTTGCTCAAGCGGCGGAAGACTCCTGTCTGGCGGAAGCGCTGGCCGACGCCGGGACCGAGCTGTTTCCGCGCTTTGCCGCCTGCTATTCGCAGTTGCGCGCGTTGCCGCGCGGGGCGCGGCGCGCTCTTCAGCGTCGGCTGGGACGCTCGCAAGAGTTCGCCGCGGTCCTGCCGAAGTGGACACAGCGAGAGATCGGAGCGACTCTGCAACGGCAGCTCGCGTGCACACTCGCCGGAGCGGCGTTGCTGCTTGCCTTGGGACAGGGAACAGGTCGCGCAGCGACAATAACCGTCGATACCAACATTCCCAAGATCAACTCCGACGGGCAATGCTCGCTGGTCGAGGCGATCATCAACGCCAACAACGATGCGGCGACGCACTCCGATTGCGCGGCGGGAAGCGGCGCGGACGTCATCGAGCTGGCGGCGGCTACGACTCATACGCTCACGAACAGCTACGCAAATTATTATGGGGCGACGGGTCTGCCGAGGATCACCAGCGATATCACGATCGAAGGAAACGGCGCCAAGATCGCCGGCAAAAAGGGGGCACATTTCCGCCTGATCGCCGTGGAAAGTTCCGGCGATCTCACTTTGCAAAATGTCACAGTCAGCGGCGGGTCGCAGCACTATGGCGGCGCGATATTTAATTACGGCACGGTCACCATTAACTACAGCACCATCACCGGGAGCAAAGCGGGGTTGGGCGGCGGCGTGTTCAATGGGGCCGCCGCATCCCTCAACATATACAGCAGCACCATTTCAAAGAATACCGCCTTCTACGGCGGCGGTATTTATGATTACAGCGGCGCCGTCAGCATCGGTTACAGTACGATTACTGGCAATAAAGCGTTCGTCGACGGCGGCGGTATTTACGAGCGCTCGGGTTCGCTGGCCGTTGCGTACAGCACGATTTCTAAGAATACGTCCGGTCGCGACGGCGCCGGCGTGCACAACCGCGATAGTTATTCCACGATCAGTTACAGCACGATATCCGGGAATAGGGCCGGTTGGCTCAGTTATGGCGGCGGCATCTACGACCGCTCGAGCACGACGTCGATCGAGAACAGCACCATCTCGGGCAACAAGGCGACCTATGGCGGCGGCATATTCAACCGCGCAACGTTGACGGTTTCCAACAGCACCGTCGCGAAAAATAGCGCCTTCGACGGCGGCGGGATATTCAACTTGCGGGACCTCACTCTCAAGCGCAGCCTCATCTCCGGCAACCGGGCGTTCTGGGGACGCGAGATCGACAACTATGGCACGGTCGCCAGAAACAATTACAACTTGTTCGGAACGGACAACCGTGACGGCGTCCTGGGTTTTTCACCCGGCGCGACCGACATTGTGCCGGCCTCGGGCGTTTTTATCGGCGACATTCTGGCCCCGCTCGCCGATAACGGCGGCGCGACCTTCACGCATGCACTGGTGGCCGGCAGCCCGGCGATAGACGCGGCGCCGGCCGACGCCGACTGCCCGTCGGCCGACCAGCGCGGCGTAGCGCGGCCGCAAGGCGCCAGCTGCGATATCGGTTCTTTCGAGTTGGAGCCGTGA
- a CDS encoding TIGR03032 family protein, with product MAEATPPSPDAALRSVHTANLPALFDQLQISLVVSTYQAGKAIVVRNDNGALNTHFRTFAKPMGIAADHNRLTIGGSNTVWEYRNMPAVAQKLEPAGKHDGCYLPRRIHVTGDIDIHELAWDRDNELWIVNTRFCCLCTLDADHSFHPRWRPPFLSGLAPEDRCHLNGLAMVDGRPKYVTALGETDTPGGWRANKAKGGILMDIETNEILLRGLSMPHSPRWYQGKMWVLESGEGSLAAVDLERRAWRTVAHVPGFTRGIDFIGPLAFIGLSQVRESAVFSGIPLVQRLRERTCGVWVIHIETGQTLGFLRFEAGVQEIFAVQVLPGIRFPEVLEWNDPRLAQSYVLPDAALAEVILPTEEELARSPAFHFQRGNEFYRQGKLDEAVAAYRRCVAIQPEFPNALYNLGVALGDAENYSEATACLEKVIEAEPERAEAYNSLAYALSRQRQPRKAIEYCERAIELQPNYAQARFNLGINLLQIGDYKRGLGEYEWRWQTGQFTPFRCPHPKWDGQPIPEKKLLIHTEQGAGDAIQFARYLPRAAERCGKLILLCRDDLMPVFSTLPGIAEIRTAGQIGVAEFDVHVPLLSLPHLFGTTLETIPAEVPYVDVAAIRRRKDNPALALTDSARPKVGIVWAGSATHRNDRHRSIPLKEFLPVLLTQGIDFYGLQKGERARDLTDLPSDVQVQDLDPMLGDFGDLAVIVEQLDLVISVDTSVAHVAGALGKPVWTLLSDVVDWRWGLEGESTPWYPTMRLFRQSRLDDWAGVMQRVAAALNEREWPAHEARELKSDAGSLAVTPEYKELL from the coding sequence ATGGCTGAAGCAACTCCTCCGTCCCCCGACGCTGCGCTCCGCAGCGTGCACACCGCCAATCTTCCCGCTCTTTTCGACCAGCTCCAAATCAGCCTGGTGGTTTCCACGTACCAGGCGGGCAAAGCGATCGTCGTCCGCAACGACAACGGCGCGTTGAACACGCACTTCCGGACGTTCGCCAAACCGATGGGCATCGCCGCCGATCACAATCGGCTGACGATCGGCGGCTCGAACACGGTTTGGGAATATCGCAACATGCCGGCGGTGGCGCAGAAGCTCGAGCCGGCCGGCAAGCACGACGGCTGCTATCTTCCCCGGCGCATTCACGTGACCGGCGACATCGACATCCACGAGCTTGCCTGGGACCGCGACAACGAGTTGTGGATCGTGAACACGCGCTTTTGCTGTCTTTGCACGCTCGACGCCGATCACAGCTTTCATCCCCGCTGGCGCCCGCCGTTCCTGAGCGGCCTGGCGCCGGAAGACCGCTGCCACTTGAACGGCCTCGCCATGGTCGACGGCCGCCCGAAATACGTCACTGCGTTGGGAGAGACCGACACTCCTGGAGGCTGGCGCGCGAACAAAGCGAAGGGCGGCATCCTAATGGACATCGAGACGAACGAAATCCTGCTGCGCGGACTTTCCATGCCGCACTCGCCGCGCTGGTATCAAGGCAAAATGTGGGTGCTGGAATCCGGCGAGGGCAGTTTGGCCGCGGTCGATCTCGAACGGCGCGCGTGGCGCACGGTTGCGCACGTGCCGGGGTTCACCCGCGGCATCGATTTCATCGGCCCGCTCGCTTTCATCGGACTTTCGCAGGTGCGGGAGAGCGCGGTTTTCAGCGGCATTCCGCTGGTGCAGCGGCTGCGCGAGCGCACCTGCGGCGTGTGGGTGATTCACATCGAAACCGGCCAGACGCTCGGCTTTCTCCGCTTCGAGGCCGGCGTGCAGGAGATCTTCGCCGTTCAAGTGCTGCCAGGAATCCGTTTTCCCGAGGTGCTGGAGTGGAACGATCCGCGGCTCGCCCAATCCTACGTGCTCCCGGACGCGGCGCTTGCCGAAGTGATTTTGCCGACGGAGGAAGAGCTGGCGCGCTCGCCGGCGTTTCATTTCCAGCGCGGCAACGAATTCTACCGGCAGGGCAAGCTCGACGAAGCCGTCGCCGCCTACCGGCGCTGCGTCGCCATCCAGCCGGAATTTCCCAACGCGCTGTACAATCTAGGAGTCGCTCTCGGCGACGCGGAAAATTATTCGGAGGCGACCGCTTGTCTGGAAAAAGTCATCGAGGCGGAGCCGGAGCGCGCCGAGGCCTACAACAGCTTGGCCTACGCGCTCAGCCGGCAGCGCCAGCCGCGGAAAGCGATCGAATATTGCGAGCGCGCGATCGAGCTGCAGCCGAACTATGCCCAAGCACGCTTCAATCTGGGTATAAATTTGCTGCAAATCGGCGACTACAAGCGCGGCCTCGGCGAATACGAGTGGCGCTGGCAGACCGGACAATTCACGCCGTTCCGCTGTCCGCATCCCAAGTGGGACGGCCAACCGATACCGGAGAAGAAGCTCTTGATCCACACCGAGCAGGGCGCCGGCGATGCGATCCAGTTCGCGCGCTATTTACCGCGCGCCGCCGAACGCTGCGGCAAGCTGATCCTCCTCTGCCGCGACGACTTGATGCCGGTCTTCTCGACCCTGCCGGGGATCGCCGAGATCCGCACGGCGGGGCAAATCGGCGTCGCCGAGTTCGACGTCCATGTTCCGCTGCTGAGCTTGCCGCATCTTTTCGGCACCACGCTCGAAACGATTCCGGCGGAAGTGCCGTACGTCGATGTCGCCGCCATCCGCAGGCGCAAAGACAACCCCGCGCTCGCGCTGACCGACTCCGCTCGTCCCAAAGTCGGCATCGTGTGGGCCGGCAGCGCCACGCATCGCAACGATCGCCATCGCTCTATTCCATTGAAAGAATTTCTGCCGGTTCTCCTGACGCAGGGCATCGACTTCTACGGCTTGCAAAAAGGGGAGCGGGCGCGCGATCTGACCGACCTTCCGTCGGATGTTCAGGTGCAGGATCTCGATCCCATGCTCGGCGACTTCGGCGATCTTGCCGTGATCGTCGAGCAGTTGGATCTGGTGATCAGCGTCGATACTTCGGTCGCGCACGTCGCGGGCGCATTGGGCAAACCGGTGTGGACGCTGCTCTCCGACGTGGTGGATTGGCGCTGGGGCTTGGAGGGCGAGAGCACGCCGTGGTATCCGACGATGCGTCTCTTTCGCCAGAGCCGGCTCGACGATTGGGCCGGCGTGATGCAGCGCGTCGCGGCGGCGCTGAATGAACGCGAATGGCCGGCGCATGAGGCTCGAGAACTAAAATCCGATGCGGGAAGCCTTGCGGTGACTCCCGAATATAAGGAACTTCTGTAA